In the Selenihalanaerobacter shriftii genome, GGAATATTTATACTATTTTCAATACCTGCCATATCTTCAATAGACCCCATTCTATTCTCTGACGCTGACCTAGTATCTACTAATAGTTTGTCCTGCCAATCCAACTCATCTAACTCCCACCAATGGATAATATCTGTTATTTCTTTAAGAAGGTTACCAGCAACAAAACCAGCCATATTTACTGGATCTTTAGCTGAAGAATATGGCGGTGCATATGCTAACTCTAATTCTTGCAAGTCAAATACTGTCTTCTTAAATCTAAGTACTGTCGCTAAAACATCAATTCTTTTATCTACACCATCTAAACCAACAATCTGTGCTCCTAGTAATTCACCATCTTCTGGCTTAAATAAAACCTTTACAAACATTCTTAATCCGCCAGGATAATAACCAGCATGAGAACGAGAAATTGTAATAGAGGCTTGATAATCAATGCCTTCCTGTTGTAAACTCTCTTCATTCTTCCCAGTCGAAGCCACAGTACAATCAAAGACTTTCGCCACTGAACTACCTTGTGTTCCTGTAAACTTCTCTTTACGTCCTGCTAAATTATTAGCTACTATTCTACCTTGTTTATTAGCTGGTCCTGCCAAAGGTATATGAGTCCTATTTCCAGTAACATAATCTTTAACCTCAATAGCATCACCTAAAGCATATATATTCTCATCAGAGGTCTTCATATATTCATCAACTAAAATAGCACCGGTTTCACCTAACTCTAAATCTGCTTTTTCAGCTAATTCTACATTCGGCTTAACTCCAATGGCCATAATAATCATATCAGCGTCTAACTGCTTACCACTTTCTAAAACAACATCAGTCACATTACCTTTATCTTCAAAAGATTTTACTCCATCTTCTAAATAGAGTTTGATTCCTTGCTCTCGCATATGATTATGAAGAATAGATGCCATATCATAATCAATAGGTCCCATTACCTGGTCAGCTGCTTCTACTAAAGAAACATCTAAACCTTGATCATGTAAATTTTCTACCATTTCTATTCCAATGAATCCACCGCCAATTACTACGGCTTTCTCTGGATTTTTCTCATCTAAATACCCCTTAATCTCATCTGTATCTGGAATATTACGCAAAGTAAAAATCCGCTCATCCTCAATCCCTGGAATAGGTGGTTTGATCGGTTCTGCTCCTGGAGATAAAACCAGGTAATCATAATCCTCGACGTACTCTTCGTTATTAGTTAAATCTTTCACTTTAATCTCCTGTTTATTAGGATTAATATCAATTACTTCATTCTCTACTCTAACATCTATATTGAACCTATTTCCCATCTTCTTTGGAGTCTGTACTAATAATTTATCTCTTTTTTCAATGGTACCACCAATATAATATGGTAGTCCACAATTAGCAAAAGAGATATATTCTCCTCTTTCAAACATAATGATTTCTGCATCTTCATCCATTCTTCGTAGTCTAGCAGCTGTACTTGCTCCACCAGCTACACCACCAACTATTAATATTTTATTACTCATACATTCTTCCTCCTTTTCCATACTATAAATCATATCTTAAAATTTATTATTTACCATTTAAATAATATTATTATTCAAATAATGATTCTATTATTCTTTTAGCATCTTCATTAACTACTGAATAATTAACTTGAACCCCTTCTCTTTCACCCTTTATAATTCCTGCGCTCCTTAATTTAGCCAAATGTTGTGAAACTGTAGACTGTGGCATCTCCATACAATTTTGCAAATTAGAAACATTACTGCTTCCTATATTCAATAATCCCTTTACAATACATAATCTTGCTGGATGAGATAAAGCCTTTAAAATTTTTGTCTTCCTTTTCAACTCCTCCATATTAACCTTAATCTCTTGATATTTTGCCACTGATTCCCCTCCTAGCTTAATTCATATTATTATATAATAAACTCATTTTAATTAATCCCTTTATCTAAATATTAAAATATTTACATGCTTTTGTCAAGATTAATAAGATATATTTTCCATTAAACATATTTAAATTAATATATAATTAGGTCGTCCCCATTAATTGAGAACGACCTAAGTTTAAGGTGATAAACTATTTACTCTTTAGATAAACAAGTTCATATTTGAACCTTCAGCTTCATTAAGATAAGTTGCAACTCCTCCTAGGTCTACACCATCAATTAATTCTTCTTTTTTAATTCCTAATACATCCATAGACATTTGGCAAGCTACTAAATTAACTCCTGATAATTTAGCTTGACCAATTAATGCTTCTAAAGAATCTACATTCTTATTTTCCATTACTTTTCTCATCATTTTACGTCCCATACCCATCATATTCATCTTAGAAAGCCCTAATCTTTTACTTCCTCGTGGCATCATAGAACTGAACATTTTATCCATAAATCCTTTTTCTACATCTACATATTCATCTTTTCGTAGTACATTCAAGCCCCAAAAAGTGAAGAACATCGTTACCTCTTTGCCCATAGAAGCGGCACCATTAGCAATAATGAACGAAGCCAATACTCTATCTAAATCATCACTAAAGACTACCATTGTTTTATTATCTCCTACAGCCTTACCTAAGGATTCAGCTACTTCATTCTTCTCTCCTGCTTCTCCACCTTTTTTAATGAAAGCAATGAATTTATTTCCTTCTGTATCTAACTTTAATAAAGTATTACCTGTTGACTCACACCATGATTCAATGTCAGCACTGAAAGCTGGGTCAGTAGCTGATGCTTCTAAAATATCACCAGGATCTAATTCCTCCATTTTACGATAGACCTGCATAATCGGTCCTGGACATTGTAATCCACAAGCATCCACTTTAAATGTCTCTACATCACCTAAAGGTTCACCTGTCTCATCAGTTTCTATATCTCCATTCTCTCTAGCGATTAACTCATCTTTTCCTCTTTCCACATGCTCATTTTTTTGTTGCGATTCCTTCCCTTTAGTAGCCGAACCACTAGCAGAACCTGTAACATTACTAGGGTCATCTTTTCTAAACTCTTTGTCTTTTTGCACTTGTTTATATAATCGATAGCCACCACTTAAATTTCGTATGTCCTTAAATCCATTCTGTAATAAAATTCGAGTTGCTATATAGCCTCGTAAGCCTACTTGACAATATACAATAATTTCTTTGTCCTTTGGAATCTCATTTAATCTATCTCTTAAATCATTTAATGGAATATTTGTTGAACCATCAATTGCTCCT is a window encoding:
- a CDS encoding CoA-disulfide reductase; this translates as MSNKILIVGGVAGGASTAARLRRMDEDAEIIMFERGEYISFANCGLPYYIGGTIEKRDKLLVQTPKKMGNRFNIDVRVENEVIDINPNKQEIKVKDLTNNEEYVEDYDYLVLSPGAEPIKPPIPGIEDERIFTLRNIPDTDEIKGYLDEKNPEKAVVIGGGFIGIEMVENLHDQGLDVSLVEAADQVMGPIDYDMASILHNHMREQGIKLYLEDGVKSFEDKGNVTDVVLESGKQLDADMIIMAIGVKPNVELAEKADLELGETGAILVDEYMKTSDENIYALGDAIEVKDYVTGNRTHIPLAGPANKQGRIVANNLAGRKEKFTGTQGSSVAKVFDCTVASTGKNEESLQQEGIDYQASITISRSHAGYYPGGLRMFVKVLFKPEDGELLGAQIVGLDGVDKRIDVLATVLRFKKTVFDLQELELAYAPPYSSAKDPVNMAGFVAGNLLKEITDIIHWWELDELDWQDKLLVDTRSASENRMGSIEDMAGIENSINIPLSEFRNRLDELPKDKELILYCGSGLRSYIASRILLQNGFDKVKNLSGGYRLYTEIHQDKEARSESGLKDKVEHGQIVTDETGEPVGDIITLNLCGEQCLDIGKKLEKKAKELKEDDILEVVVDGPDFRNDIKSWCQETNYEIVEIKQNDNKFNIFITN
- a CDS encoding ArsR/SmtB family transcription factor — encoded protein: MEELKRKTKILKALSHPARLCIVKGLLNIGSSNVSNLQNCMEMPQSTVSQHLAKLRSAGIIKGEREGVQVNYSVVNEDAKRIIESLFE